The stretch of DNA GCgccagctaaatgacaataatatgtaatgcaatgtaatgcaacacaGTGCAGCTCTGACCGGAGTAAGCCGTTtgctccccctctgcccccagACATTGGACGGCCTGAACATGTCGAGCTCCACGGCCTCCTACGACCAGCTGGTCCGGCAGGTGGAGGACCTGCGGAAGGAGAACACCCACCTGCGCCGGGAGCTGGAGGACAACTCCACCCACCTGTCCAAGCTGGAGAACGAGACCTCCAGCATGAAGGTGAGGGAAGGAAGGGGACCAATTTGCACAGAGGGCCAACAGCTTCCCTCCGATTGTGCTAATGAATTTCATTTGGCCAACCTTGCCCATGGCTAATATTAGCAATTTACTGTGTTGGCAATTACAGCACAGGCCATTTACTGTAACTTTACATGGAGAGCAAGGCACAGAGCTACTCTGAAAGCATTCATTACCTTTAAGGATCCATTGATCTTCTGTAGTCCAGCAAATGTTTTTGatcaaataatattaattatttttgcttttaataaaggatggcaaaataaaattaaagcatgctaaaatattttatttgatgcaATTTGCCATTgtcattattaaattattaatcaaTTGGAAATAAGAGGtgcattactgtacattaatgTGACTCACTACAGTTGAATTTTAGATGGAATTACCGTGCTTTTGAGATGTTGCTGTTACGTAATGAAATTAGTATTACGAGccagaaaatgcattaaagatCAATTAAATGTTGAATCAAATTCAAACTCCTCATATTTTCCTGTTATTGGTCCTGATCCTATCACACAGCTCAATCTCTCAATTCCTGTAAAGGATCAGTTTCAAGTTTCAGTCAATGAAAATCATACTCACGCTTCCTGTGTCATGTCTCTGAAAATGAGCAGAGAAATAAGAGACCTATAACACTGGAGTTCCGTGTCTGAATTCTAGTTAATCAGGTAATCCTTCATTGTCAGTTCAAGCTAGGCAGCATtctcaggaaaaacaaagccccccccccccccccccccccaccgccagcGAATGAGAGTTAATACAATATCTGACATGGTTTACTGATCACATTTCACAGAGAGGACAGCCAACATTTCCTGTACAGGCTTGTATCTGAAAAGAAAATCGATTTCTAGCACTTGTggaactaaagaaaaaaaaagccaagccCCTATGTCTGTTTGTCTCATTCATCACACAGTCAGCAAAGGTACTTGAGACCAGCTTCCATTTTGCAAGAGGTGCCAAACTACTGTATGTTACATTAGGCATCCATGTAAATGACCCAAAGactgcaggtttgatttccaggtggggcactgttgttgtaccttCGAAggaggtacttaacctgaactggcTGGGTGAATACCCAGCAGTATAAATGAACCCTGTGTATCAGACATAAGCCATGTCAGTTTCCCTGCCTGAGAATGCCTACCAAGCAGATAATAACAACGTTTTaagtgatgatgtcatgctAGTTTCCGCTCTATGTAGTCTTCAAGGCTGTGATCTGAGTAGAGCTGACACTGCAGGTGCCCCTGAGTGTAGACTGGCACTCCCAGCGATCATGTTGACCACTGTGGGCTAATACCCACTATATCTTTAATCCTCACTCTCCACACGCTTCACTACAAGCCAGGGCATAGACTTGCTGTAGAGGTAAGCAGACATTCCTCGGTACTggaagattgtgtgtgtgatctggTGAGGAGTTGCTTTTTTAAAGTCAGGTGAGACACCTAACTCGAGTTTCCTAAGTGAAATATTTAGAAGCAATCAGCAAGCCAAGACTGGGAGCTCACATTAGACTTTCACTAGGGAGACTGCTTCATCTGGATGTTTCAGCACAATCCTTAACGATCAATCAGATGCAGAGTGCAAACAGCTCACTCACAGGGGTCAGGATGTGAAATGGAGCTCCTTCTTCTACTGTACTGTCACTACACCAGAAGTCTGACTGGATTGGATAAGGATTCAGTATTATCTGCCACATGACATACAGTGTTCTCTTCATTATGTAATGAATCATGACTGACAGTGTCAtctaatttcacatttacatttactcatatCTAGGGTGACTTACAAGGTAACACGGTGCATAAGTACATGTAATATGATCACATGAACTACAGCACATGAAGAAAACATCTATCTGAACACGTGTCAGTCCATGACACAATAATATAACAATTTGCTGACATACTGAAAACAGACTAATTACTacaataatgaaacatttgaacTAGTTGAACTAGTGTGAGTAAAGTGATGAATGAGACAGGGCAAAGCAATTGGAGATGAGCCATTATTTAGGCCCCTGTGTGTGAGATGAGGACTCTAAGGTGGAGGGGGCTCTGATGCTGGACTCTTGTCCCTGGTGCAGGAGGGCCTGAAGCAGCTGCAGTGTAAACTCGAGCAGGAGGCTCGGTCTATGGCCTCCAGTGGGAGGACCGACACACTGGACCAGCTGAGAGGTATGTAGACCCAGCCTCAACTGCGCTGGAAATGacatatataatatagtatGTATAATAATCAATGCAAATGTGATTAAACagattgtttttcaaatttcacTTAAGAACTACAGATGGATTTGACCCACTACTATGAGCTGAAATACCAGCCACACAACCTGCGGGCACTCTCAGACGGACAGCAGGCACGGGCCAATGAGGGTGCAGACAGGCTGCCTCTCCCCGCCTCCGTCACTGGGAGAGACAGGAGCCCCCTGCGCCCCCCTGTCACCCACCAGGGTTCCTCTGTTTCGGGGGAGGGGACAGCCGTGCACCCGGGACCCCCGCACCTCCTGGAGGGGGCTGAGGGCCGGGTCACTGCGCAGCACCTGGAGGAGTTGCTGAAAGAGAGGTGAGGGGATCGGAAGTGCTGAACTTTCCTCCAGCTGACCCTCTTAGCTGTGCATGGGGACGTTGGTatgttttgtaataattataaGATGCTTGTAATATTTCTCTAAAATGGAATTGTTTTCAGGGGCCTGGCCTTGTCATACTTTGCGAGAAAGCCCGATTTTAACTACCTATTGCTTTGTTTGTCGGAAAGTGGTCATAAGGAGGTCCTTTTGGGATCTCCACTTAGTGACATTGTGTAGACTGTGTGACCTTGCTGTGACATGACATGACTGTGTTGTGACCGTACCGTGACTGCATACCTACCATTTCAGGACTCTGCTACTGagggagattgagagagaggagagagagcggtgtTGGTACTATGCCCAGCTCCAGGCGCTGTCACGGCGACTGGCTGAGCTGCCACGCATTGACACAGTGAgtatggctttgtgtgtgtgtgtgtgtgtgcgcgcgtgtgtgtgtggttctggtGTGGTCTAACCCCCTGCTCTCTGCGCCAGTTCTCTGTGCAGATAGATCTGATTCGACAGCAACTGGAGTTTGAGGCCCAGCAGCTGCGTTCGGTGATGGAGGAGCGGTTTGGAACCAGTGATGAAATGGTGCAGAGGACCCAGGTGAGAAGAGGGTCTGGACTGCAAGGAGTTATAAATATTtgcgtatgcatgtgtatgtgtgaattcatacgtgtgtgtgtttgcatgtgcaagtatgtgtgtgagcgcatgcgtgtgtgtggggcagtgtgtgagtcCCCTCAGTATATTCCTGACCAGCACGCCTGTGTTTGCCCCTCCCCATTTCAGATCCGAGTGGCGCgtctggagcagctggagaaggagctgcaggacgTCCAGGACCCTGAGGAGAGGAGCACCCCCTCAGAGAGCCATGGAGGGGTGCGGGGCGGGGTAGGCGGGGTTGAGGGGGGTAGGGTGGGTTGGTCATGCATCTAAATACTAGGGGGGAGCAGGAGAAATGGGGGGGATGCAAATTACTGACCTTTTGATGTACTGTATCTTGTCTAGCTATAGGGAGTCATCATGAGAATCATAATTTTCACATGCACGAGAGGACTGGCCACGTGTTACAGGCAGTTGCTTTACTAGGTGGCCTGAATATCTCTGGGTGCATAAAACTCATTCTGACATTTATATTCAGTACCGGGGAACACTCATCAGAATGCTTGGGAGTGTGGAATTGCTTTCACATTTATGTACATCAGGAGATGGCAGGAATCAGTGAAACAGTCACAACACATGGAggttggatttaaaaaaaaataaaataaaacttacccagttttcatttaaaaatgggtGCATGCCTGAAATTTTgggttcattttaatgtcagagTAAGGTCAACCTCTTGGATGAATAGGTTGTTTGAGGCTTAGCTACAATATCCATGGACATCACCAACCTACATTCACCACATCTAGCCATTCTTCTGCCATGATTTCAAATTGCTCTGATAGTCTTGCACAAATGCTGTGTTTAAATTCAGAATGCTGTACTCTAGGAGAGATCAAGTTCAACCTGGCACACTGTGTGAACGAATATTAGTGCTTATATATGGCTATGAAAAGTAAACACGCATCGTGGTCTTTTTCTCTCCAAGAAACGGAATGGGCATTTGATAAATTGTCCTAACAATTTCAAAAGGATTTATCAAGCTGAGAATCTCTAACATGATTTATTCAGACAGTACTTTTCATAGTCATCCATGATTAACCACACGGGTGCTCCTGTAAGATTTACTCCATTTAGGTGCTCCTTCCACAAAACAATTAATAACCTGCAATCAAAATGCTAAACTGTACTCCACTTTCATGGGGtgtgtggcatttttttccctcaaatttATGGATCCCATTTTTCATGCTCAAGTGCTGCCGGAGAGgtgatttatttgcttttttttcagaatgaaatgaattttcgCTGAGATATTTCTTAAAAATTGATGAGCTTGGTGGTAGGTTTCTCCATTTTCCTAGCAGTGCTATAAACCTACAGTTGTAATTTCCCAGGTGTGTTCTGTTTCTCGGTGAGAAGTTAATAGTCCTCTCACTCAGTCTCTGAACCTCTGTGTGGAGGAGAACTGGTTTCATTAAATTTCATCTTTAAAGTCAATATCAGCGTGTCTGTGCGCACCCTGAGGTGAACCTCTCCCGGCAATAGCGGGACCTTAATATTTCAGCACATCCATACAAAATTTAACACCGCACAGTTGTCAAGACCGGGATCAGAATGGAGGAGAAAGAAGGGCTAAATTGAACTGGAGTAGAGATAAAGGAGATGTTCTCCATCTGAGAGCCTGAGCATTCGCTgctgaatggaaaaatgaattcagcatGAATTCAGCATGATGATCTCTGGTCTCGCATTGCTGAGAATGTGCTTTGGTCAGGTCAACAGAAGAATGGCTGTGGATTAACACTCAGAATTTAAGGATGACCACAAATTACTCCTGTGCTCCCAGAATATGTTGATGAATGCAATTTGACTGAAGGCTTAGGTTGCCAGAACGTTCTAGTTTTCAGTCGACAGGTGAAACGGATAGACGTTGTCGATGCAGTTTGGCAGAACCTGTGGATATCAAAAGTAAAGATGCATCCACTTGTAATTGTTTTCCTGATAAAAATGGCACAGTTATCACTTACTAAAATCTTATCTTTGCATAACAGCTGTCACTTTTAAATGGGTTTAACTAGGTACTTTTTCAGTTAGGAAATGCCTCTTTTCTCATTAAtgcactcactcgctcactAGCTAATGTCTCTTCTCTcgttcattcactcactcattaaTGCCTCCTCTGTCATTCGCTCACAGACTAATGGCGGAGGAAAGACTGAAGCCGAGAATGCATCCCTCAGCTCAGTAGCTGAAGTACCTGGAGATACAGGAAGCAAAGTAAGACCATGAACAATCTGTATAGTATTTAAGCATTTGTATAGCAGTTTAGAATTTATGTAGCAATTTATATACCATCTATCTGAAAATCCCAATTAACACCCTGAACCTGTAATGGGGAGTTGTTACGGAACTCTGCTGTGATGGGGCCAGTTTCTTTAAAATGGTGAGAAATAAAGTAAAGAGTTTATGCCACCCTGTATCCTGTGCTTGCCCTTGCACCCCCTTCCAGGTTGAGATGGTGTTCTGGCTGCTGTCCATGCTGGCCACCCGTGACCGGGAGGAGATGACCCGCACATTGCTCGCCATGTCCAGCTCCCAGGACAGCTGCCTCGCCATGCGCAAGTCCGGCTGCGTGCCCCTGCTGGTGCAGATCCTGCACGACGGGCCAGGGGGCGCTGGTGAGGCAGCTGGGGGCACCGGGTGCAGCAGCCGGGAGGCGCGGTCTCGGGCGGGGGCCGCGCTGCACAACGTGGTGTACTCCCAGCCGGACGAGGGGCAGGCCCGGCGGGAGATGAGGGTTCTGCATGTGCTGGAGCAGATCCGAACCCACTGCGACACCGGGTGGGACTGGATTGAGAACCATCTGGGAACGCCCTCACCTGGAGGAAACAAAaccacaggtgagagagagaacagagaaatcTATTACTGTAATAATAGCAATTACCTTTACAgggaaggtggggggtggggggtgggtggaggggggagaatTCAGTATAACAATAATAGTGACCATGAAACTATATGAAGACAAAAGAACCCTCACCTTGAGCacccaaaacaaaaccacaggtGGCTGAGAAAGCAGTGGTGGCATTTCCATAATCATACTAATAATTATCATGAAATTCTCATAACCATGCAGTTAGGGATCCAGACTTGCAACCAGAGGATTGCAGGGTTCAATCCCATATGGCAGCTGCTGTTGCTCCCTAGATTAAGGTACTTTATGTAATACTCTTGTTTCTTATAGGCACTTGGGCAACATAAATTGCCTGcgtaaatatccacctgtgcAGATAACATGCACAATGTCAGCCACATAAGCTTTCCCCAATTAGGGCATCAGCGATGCAGGCCGGCAAACTGTAACACAGTGAATGCAGCGCAGTGCTATAGACCGCCAGGCAAACTCAGAGCGCTGGGGTTGTGCAGATCAGAGGAGATGGACTGAAAATGTCACCCATGTGTTTTTGCTTTACACTGttcctttcctcctccagcCATCCCAGAGCCACTGGAGCCCCAGATCTGCCAGGCCATGTGTGCCATCATGAAGCTGTCTTTCGAGGAGGAGTACCGGCGCGCCATGAACGAGCTGGGTAAGACCCCGGCCACGCCCCGAGGCACCTGCTGCCGCACGCTGCAGATACAGTCTCACCTGGGTCCACACAAGTGCTCCTATAACACAAGAGGAACGGGGAAAACAGAGGTCCTGATTTTACTGTCATGACATGAAACGACCCTGTTGAAGACGCTGTTCGATTCAAAAAGCATCACCATTATACAATAGCCCATTTTAACTATATTAATATTTCCTATGACGTtccaaaacatacagtattaggAGCACACGTTTTCAAGCTCCAGAAAGCAACTCTGTTCGCCCAAACAAAAGCAGTGTAAATCACTCAccagagagacagcacattcacacttttacaaACAACAACTACATATAATCCCAGGACAAAAAGTAGTGAGACCTTGCATGTGGACTGATTACCggttacatttttgtgttgagtTAGTTATTGGGACGGTGGCTGTATTAGTCATTTGTTTCCACAGTTACTCTGGTATTACTCTGTATATCATTCTTTACATACTGTCACACTCATGGCGAAAGCTGTCTTCCTACTGCGATGTGAATTTGATTGACAGTCTCTCCGGTTTATAATGCATTTCACTTTGCGCGCTCACACCATCCCTGTGATAGCATGGAGATGGACCTGCCGTGTTTTCGGTTAACCCCAACCCCTCCCGCTCTCCCCGCCGGACGCCATGACGACGTGCCCCTCTGCCCTTTACTCTCCCCAGGGGGGCTGCAGGCTGTAGCGGAGCTGATCCAGCTGGACCAGGAGCTGTACGGCATGCAAAACGACCCTCTCAACATGGCGCTGCGCCGCTACGCCGGCATGGCGCTAACCAACCTCACATTCGGGGACGTGGTCAACAAGGTGAGGGCTGGGACCTGGTCACTGCCAGCTGCCGTGCTGCCCACAAGATCGTGGAGCACTGGAGGTTGACACATAAGAGAAATACGGTTATTGTATTGAGGGGTGCATAAGAGTGCATGTAATGACGTGCGGTTTTGTCTTTATCAGGCTACTCTGTGCTCCAGGAGAGGAGCACTGCAGGCTGTTGTTGCTCAGCTTGCGTCAGACAGCGAGGAACTGCATCAGGTACTGTGCTGTTATGATACGACACGTGATAGAACATAACCAGacgcaacacaacacaacatgaTACTATTAGATGTGATATGACACTATACAATTCTGTTCGTCCCACCAGGGGCAAGGGCGTCTTACAATTGTCCTTAAATGAATATgtttctacacacacatacatatgtaacaCATGTATGGAACATTACATGAACCTGTATGACCTTCTACTGTCCCTGTTAACAAGTGCATACAtagcatacactcacacatggaTATACtcacattaatataaaatattgtacatCCATATTTGCATAATGTCCGTCATCTCACAGTAATACAAAGCACATACCCGTGTCAAGCATATTGCACATAcatcatgtacacacatatacatttagGCAATattacatgcacatgcatgcacaggaGAACCTTTGACTTGACATGCAAGAACACGGAAGTTACTGTTTTCAATGCATATGTAGtgctcatttaattttaaataaaaaatgatgtggGATTCAGGGCCCCAACATGTCGTATGTGAGGAGCGGAGATCACCTGCCTCTTCCTGTCCACAGGTGGTGTCCAGCATTCTTAGGAACCTGTCCTGGCGTGCGGATATCAACAGCAAGAAGGCACTGAGGGACGTGGGGAGCGTGGCGGCGCTGATGAACTGCGCATTGCAGGCCACCAAGGTGGGCACACAGCTCCACATGGCGGCCACTCTCACCATTagttttctgtccttttcacCAACTAGCGCATCAGTactttcaagtaaaaaaaaatgtattttcagaaaattcTTTCAGAATTCAGAAAGGCTTTTAAGTAGGGATTgacttgctgctgtacacaatacaatatatacaatacaatacgTAGCATATTTCCATGTTTAACCCAATTCACTCCAGTAAATAAACAGCTGtggatatatagatatatgcaTATCATACAAAGTTCAAGCAATGtgagtcactcaggataagGTATTTTCCaagaaaattaataatgcaatatgTAACACCATGCAACTTTCATTATCGATAAACTACAGTTAAAACAGTCTGCCACTGCCATGGTGCATAAAGGCTTTAAGAATTTAAACCACACTGGTGCTTCGGTCTTCTCCCTGCTCTTCAGGAGTCCACCCTGAAGAGTTTGCTGAGTGCCCTGTGGAACCTGTCtgcccacagcacagagaacaagGAGGCCATCTGCTCTGTGGATGGGGCACTCGGGTTCCTGGTCAGCACACTCACCTACAGGTCAGAGATCTGCATTACCAATGACTTCATATTTCCaatgctgttttaatttttggTATTTGAATATTCAATGCCTGCCAAgaacaaatattcaaataatcaaaaccTGCTCCCCTGCCTCAAAGTACTGTATTAAACTCCACTCTTGTTTAAATACCGACTTTCACTGATGATGGACAATCTTTTATTTCATGGATTGTAAAGCTGGCCATTCATAATGACTGATGAGTGATGGTTTGGTATGTTCGGTCTCGCCCCCCGTGCAGGTGCCAGACCAACCAGCTGGCTGTCATGGAGAGCGGTGGAGGTATCCTGCGTAATGTGTCCAGCCTGATCGCCACCCGCGAGGATTACAGGtgtgcctctctcacacacagacacacacacacacaaacacacacacgcacgcacgcacaaacgcacgcacacaaacacacacacgcacacacacacacacacacacaaacacacaatgaatgGAATATAAGTTAATTGTTAATGCATTATGTTAATTAGCTCTTAATGAGATCACCTGTCTATTTGTAACATCATGAAATTTAATACAGCATCAACTACCATCCCAATTATAGTACATTGTGACAGGTGGGTCAGGTAAGAGATGTAACATACGTAGTTTCTCAGAAACGTTCATTCATATGCACACCTACCCAAGAAatggattttttgtttgtaatttcacaGTAGTGATACCGTCGTGTAATTCCATGGGTTTCCTCTCATTGCTTCTCCGTGTAGACAAGTCCTGAGGGACCATAACTGCCTGCAGATTCTGCTGCAGCACCTGCGCTCCCACAGCCTGACCATCGTGAGCAATGCCTGCGGCACCCTGTGGAACCTGTCGGCCCGCAGCCCTGTGGACCAGGAGCTGCTGTGGGACCTGGGGGCGGTCAGCATGCTGCGCAACCTCATCCACTCCAAGCACAAAATGATAGCCATGGGGAGTGCGGCGGCCCTGCGGAACCTCCTGACCAACCGCCCCCTGAAGTACAAGGACGCAGCGGTTGTGTCCCCTGGGTCCTGTGCCCCTTCCCTCTACATGAGGAAGCAGAAGGCCCTGGAGGCGGAGTTAGATGCCAAGCACCTGGCTGAAACCTTTGAGTCGATAGAAAAGAGGAGTGCCAAGCACCCCAGGCTCATCAAACCCCTCCGGCAAATTGAGAGCCTGGCGAAGGACTACGCCTCTGACTCGGGCTGCTGCTTCGAGGACGATGAGGCCACCAACGCCTCCGTCAGCCTGGATACGGGAAGCTTCtccatgctgtctgtgttcttcAACAACCCCAATGTCCCACCAGGCCGGCCCTGCAAGAGAGGCAGCGACCCTGAGCGGGATGCCGCCCTGCAGCCAGATCACGCTGAGACCGCTGCTCCGGACGGGTACAGGGATGGGGATGCGTCTGCTCTGGCGGAGAAGCTCGCCAAAAAGACGGCCCGCACTCCAAGCAAGATGGACCGGCTGATGGATGATGCCATGGTGCACACGTCCTCTGAGGACAGCTTTAGCCTCAGCTCAGAGGACCACCTGGTGGACTGTCATTATGGCGCGGATGAGTCTCACGAAGCCAGAGCCAAATCTTGCTCTCCCTGCCGTCTCTGGGACAGTGGCAGCTTCAAGCAGAGGGAGCGGGTGAACAACAACCATGCCCTCATGCGCCTGAAAAAGGAGCATACAAGCCTGTCGACTGACAGTCTGAACAGTGGCAGCGGCAGCGCCAGCGACGGCTACTGTGGCAGCAAGGACAAGATCCAACCATCGTCAGGTTCAGGAAACATACAGAAACGGCCTGATAAGCTGGACCTAAAGGAGGCGCTCTACAGTGATCCCAGAAAGGAACAGCGCTGTGTCCCGAATAACACCTTCGACGTTGAGCTGCcagagagagactcagaggAGAGTAAAGGGGAACAAACACCAATAGTGTGTGGTACAGATGAGAAGAGTCAAGAAACACCACAGCCAACACCCTCTGCTGTATCAGACAAAGCCCCCGCTGAAGCTAACACACCCACAATCAAGCTGTCCCCCTCTTATCAACACGTCCCGTTTATCCAGAGCATGGCTAAATTTGGGGTTGGCAAGAATTCGATCGATGTTCAGGCACCTCAGAGCTTGAGGAGGCAAGCCTGGGTGCCAACCGTGCTGACAGGTGGGAGTATGAGCAAGCTGTCCCCGGCTAGCTGCACATGGAGCCCCTCCCTGGGGCAGATGGAGACTCTACAGAGGTACTCTGTGGAGAACACACCCATCTGCTTCTCCCGCTGCAGCTCTTTGTCCTCCCTGTCCTCCGCTGATGGGGCTGTAGATggccagagccagagccagatTGAGAACGAGCTGGACAGCGATGCTTCCCTGGAAATAAtcgaggtggaggagggggaccTTGTCAAGAGGGAAGAGGGTGATGACACCTTGGAGGACCTGAGTGAGAGCCAGTCACTGGTCACGGACCGTAAGACGTGcgagagcagcagcagtggcgcTGGCCCTGCTTCCCAACCCGTTGAGATTCCCTGCCCCATCAAACGTGAGAAAGTCTTCCTTCGACAGGAGGACAGGACGCCATCTAGTCCCTCTGAGAATTGCATCCATGAGAGCCCGCTGGTACTGAGCCGGTGCAGCTCCGTCAGCTCCCTGGGCAGCTTTGAGTCTCCCTCCATCGCCAGCTCCATACAGAGTGACCCCTGCAGTGAAATGATCAGCGGGACCGTCAGCCCGAGTGACCTGCCCGACAGTCCCGGTCAGACCATGCCCCCGAGTCGTAGTAAGACCCCCTGCTGCCCCGCAGACCAAGGAGGT from Megalops cyprinoides isolate fMegCyp1 chromosome 20, fMegCyp1.pri, whole genome shotgun sequence encodes:
- the LOC118795385 gene encoding adenomatous polyposis coli protein 2-like yields the protein MSSSTASYDQLVRQVEDLRKENTHLRRELEDNSTHLSKLENETSSMKEGLKQLQCKLEQEARSMASSGRTDTLDQLRELQMDLTHYYELKYQPHNLRALSDGQQARANEGADRLPLPASVTGRDRSPLRPPVTHQGSSVSGEGTAVHPGPPHLLEGAEGRVTAQHLEELLKERTLLLREIEREERERCWYYAQLQALSRRLAELPRIDTFSVQIDLIRQQLEFEAQQLRSVMEERFGTSDEMVQRTQIRVARLEQLEKELQDVQDPEERSTPSESHGGVRGGTNGGGKTEAENASLSSVAEVPGDTGSKVEMVFWLLSMLATRDREEMTRTLLAMSSSQDSCLAMRKSGCVPLLVQILHDGPGGAGEAAGGTGCSSREARSRAGAALHNVVYSQPDEGQARREMRVLHVLEQIRTHCDTGWDWIENHLGTPSPGGNKTTAIPEPLEPQICQAMCAIMKLSFEEEYRRAMNELGGLQAVAELIQLDQELYGMQNDPLNMALRRYAGMALTNLTFGDVVNKATLCSRRGALQAVVAQLASDSEELHQVVSSILRNLSWRADINSKKALRDVGSVAALMNCALQATKESTLKSLLSALWNLSAHSTENKEAICSVDGALGFLVSTLTYRCQTNQLAVMESGGGILRNVSSLIATREDYRQVLRDHNCLQILLQHLRSHSLTIVSNACGTLWNLSARSPVDQELLWDLGAVSMLRNLIHSKHKMIAMGSAAALRNLLTNRPLKYKDAAVVSPGSCAPSLYMRKQKALEAELDAKHLAETFESIEKRSAKHPRLIKPLRQIESLAKDYASDSGCCFEDDEATNASVSLDTGSFSMLSVFFNNPNVPPGRPCKRGSDPERDAALQPDHAETAAPDGYRDGDASALAEKLAKKTARTPSKMDRLMDDAMVHTSSEDSFSLSSEDHLVDCHYGADESHEARAKSCSPCRLWDSGSFKQRERVNNNHALMRLKKEHTSLSTDSLNSGSGSASDGYCGSKDKIQPSSGSGNIQKRPDKLDLKEALYSDPRKEQRCVPNNTFDVELPERDSEESKGEQTPIVCGTDEKSQETPQPTPSAVSDKAPAEANTPTIKLSPSYQHVPFIQSMAKFGVGKNSIDVQAPQSLRRQAWVPTVLTGGSMSKLSPASCTWSPSLGQMETLQRYSVENTPICFSRCSSLSSLSSADGAVDGQSQSQIENELDSDASLEIIEVEEGDLVKREEGDDTLEDLSESQSLVTDRKTCESSSSGAGPASQPVEIPCPIKREKVFLRQEDRTPSSPSENCIHESPLVLSRCSSVSSLGSFESPSIASSIQSDPCSEMISGTVSPSDLPDSPGQTMPPSRSKTPCCPADQGGQETQAAGLMGPQWESSWRKFAEIADFRERFNLPPDLDNMIYFTVEKPTENFSCASSLSALPLHEHYVQKDVELKLTPLLHQRGGNNSWDEQGREHPSVLDMETQAERYSEGNSDDDIEILKECISSAMPTRFNKTRTSFMSGIPRQVLNSRARMSTQLPIYMLLPSQTIQKCPGGRPGMQEKDFYQDDSSFTDSAEGTPMNISSTTSLSGETQRSKERSPLRLDNREPVDEDAKRIEDLRKFSRYHRPAGMMGQTLMMNNQMNRVIRRVMPAQRIQMGGQQTAATMSQVRGRLNHLVQRHDLSQPRNGPLVSLPVIKQSTQPCQNQKALQQQQFAQRNLTFQTRRQIPPIDELVCCSCGDHTDANEEGKMTNREGVTTNTGSKNVVTQRVSNANKVQMAHNSFAGKIKHSNETPSRHSLSSSLRSLNDVNLDENQGKVWTRSRHYMTSTYTRSSAKLPNNHNQYERESSPSSVSLDSEDDLLQKCITSAMPAQRKRHSTRKRKTDRRQKPKSDAQKNFDSWDSDRDLRSDEMPSDKDSDLNSVEWRAIQEGAHSIVMRLQAVSKSQEPSSESESTLSLMSGMSAGSSLNTKQEKGNKKKTGKGQNNKGTKFTEGRNIGKPLDFSQRKPVPNMPMIFRGRTVIYTPKKETPSQRPPPKKVPSKTETPPKNPNLAQHRSKSLHRLGQPSDTSEFYLPKRSSTPPARIPKSSSSGSSSNSTLLKQSQKKPSSPSPTDKPIQKKATKVAKDTCNQKETTSTSSAQRLANSKPPVERKTHKSPVRIPFMQNSTRPPAPSRTISPLVTNQPSGISRQNTELSGKQTPPASRLGLVRMATARSSRSDSDRNGFLRQLTFIKESPNASRREVPGSRSVPTSQCASPRRARQNAPAVFLCSSRCQELKASTQGQQKTQVRDQGQRQMRGQVPEQGVLRRGPGLSRTSSSDRDLSVKRPVRRAGSESPCRLPQVEAPRNRPRENETFKRYSSSPSINVLNRTTSRSSMRSSSSDSSGRARSEAGGTRGQQPGSRADDRVTWRRIRDEDVPHILRSTLPSTALPLVPSPDGQNPPLPGKLPTIPSPSRKTSDATVQTEDLSNNKTNSSTSPTLEKAPVTSGEKAKAALLKRISLTSGSSVQVQEGDLDGSLKIPASTSHLVEGHSGGGVGHFRQSCPSKAVIVTPFNYIPSSTTAGSQDNQARAPKLSQKSEEELQPQ